The following coding sequences are from one Lagopus muta isolate bLagMut1 chromosome 33, bLagMut1 primary, whole genome shotgun sequence window:
- the LOC125686260 gene encoding uncharacterized protein LOC125686260 isoform X2: MVLGRLYGCCAPLWGWFVRLEVQVVSMVLVHLYGSRSSLWFSFVSMVLIHLYGSRSSLWFLAVSMVAVLLSGVGLCAWRSRSSLWFSFISMVLVRLYGSHSSLWFSFISMVLTHLYGSHSSLWFLFISMVLVRLYGSHSSLWFSFVSMVLVWLYGTHSSLWFSFISMGLVPLYGSCSSLWLFFVLEVQFVSMVLIHLYGSWPSLWLPCSSLGLLCALGGPGRLYGSHSSLWFLFVSMVLIHLCGSHSSLWFSFISMVLVRLYGSHLSLWFSFISVVLVHLYRSHLSLWFSFCLYGTHSSLWFSFISMVVFFFCVGGPVHLYGSPSSPWFLFISMVVFCVGGPVRLYGSRSSLWFLFVSMVLFHLYGSRSSLWLFSVLEI, from the exons ATGGTTCTTGGCCGTCTCTATGGTTGTTGTGCTCCTCTCTGGGGTTGGTTTGTGCGCTTGGAG GTCCAGGTCGTCTCTATGGTTCTTGTTCATCTCTATGGTTCTCGTTCATCTCTATGGTTCTCGTTCGTCTCTATGGTTCTCATTCATCTCTATGGTTCTCGTTCATCTCTATGGTTCTTGGCCGTCTCTATGGTTGCCGTGCTCCTCTCTGGGGTTGGTTTGTGCGCTTGGAGGTCCAGGTCGTCTCTATGGTTCTCGTTCATCTCTATGGTTCTAGTTCGTCTCTATGGCTCTCACTCATCTCTATGGTTCTCATTCATCTCTATGGTTCTCACTCATCTCTATGGTTCTCATTCATCTCTATGGTTCTTGTTCATCTCTATGGTTCTCGTTCGTCTCTATGGTTCTCATTCATCTCTATGGTTCTCATTTGTCTCTATGGTTCTCGTTTGGCTCTATGGTACTCATTCGTCTCTATGGTTCTCATTCATCTCTATGGGTCTTGTTCCTCTCTATGGTTCTTGTTCATCTCtatggttgttttttgtgttgGAGGTCCAGTTCGTCTCTATGGTTCTCATTCATCTCTATGGTTCTTGGCCGTCTCTATGGTTGCCGTGCTCCTCTCTGGGGTTGCTTTGTGCGCTTGGAGGTCCAGGTCGTCTCTATGGTTCTCATTCGTCTCTTTGGTTCTTGTTCGTCTCTATGGTTCTCATTCATCTCTGTGGTTCTCATTCATCTCTATGGTTCTCATTCATCTCTATGGTTCTAGTTCGTCTCTATGGTTCTCATTTGTCTCTATGGTTCTCGTTCATCTCTGTGGTTCTTGTTCATCTCTATCGTTCTCATTTGTCTCTATGGTTCTCGTTTTGTCTCTATGGTACTCATTCGTCTCTATGGTTCTCGTTCATCtctatggttgttttttttttttgtgttggaGGTCCAGTTCATCTCTATGGTTCTCCttcatctccatggttcttgttcatctctatggttgttttttgtgttgGAGGTCCAGTTCGTCTCTATGGTTCTCGTTCATCTCTATGGTTCTTGTTTGTCTCTATGGTTCTCTTTCATCTCTATGGCTCTCGTTCGTCTCTATGGTTGTTTTCTGTGTTGGAGATCTAG
- the LOC125686260 gene encoding uncharacterized protein LOC125686260 isoform X1 has translation MVVVLLSGVGLCAWRSRSSLWFLFISMVLLRLYGSHSSLWFSFISMVLGRLYGCCAPLWGCFVRLEVQVVSMVLVHLYGSRSSLWFSFVSMVLIHLYGSRSSLWFLAVSMVAVLLSGVGLCAWRSRSSLWFSFISMVLVRLYGSHSSLWFSFISMVLTHLYGSHSSLWFLFISMVLVRLYGSHSSLWFSFVSMVLVWLYGTHSSLWFSFISMGLVPLYGSCSSLWLFFVLEVQFVSMVLIHLYGSWPSLWLPCSSLGLLCALGGPGRLYGSHSSLWFLFVSMVLIHLCGSHSSLWFSFISMVLVRLYGSHLSLWFSFISVVLVHLYRSHLSLWFSFCLYGTHSSLWFSFISMVVFFFCVGGPVHLYGSPSSPWFLFISMVVFCVGGPVRLYGSRSSLWFLFVSMVLFHLYGSRSSLWLFSVLEI, from the exons ATGGTTGTTGTGCTCCTCTCTGGGGTTGGTTTGTGCGCTTGGAG GTCCAGGTCGTCTCTATGGTTCTTGTTCATCTCTATGGTTCTCCTTCGTCTCTATGGTTCTCATTCATCTCTATGGTTCTCGTTCATCTCTATGGTTCTTGGCCGTCTCTATGGTTGCTGTGCTCCTCTCTGGGGTTGCTTTGTGCGCTTGGAGGTCCAGGTCGTCTCTATGGTTCTTGTTCATCTCTATGGTTCTCGTTCATCTCTATGGTTCTCGTTCGTCTCTATGGTTCTCATTCATCTCTATGGTTCTCGTTCATCTCTATGGTTCTTGGCCGTCTCTATGGTTGCCGTGCTCCTCTCTGGGGTTGGTTTGTGCGCTTGGAGGTCCAGGTCGTCTCTATGGTTCTCGTTCATCTCTATGGTTCTAGTTCGTCTCTATGGCTCTCACTCATCTCTATGGTTCTCATTCATCTCTATGGTTCTCACTCATCTCTATGGTTCTCATTCATCTCTATGGTTCTTGTTCATCTCTATGGTTCTCGTTCGTCTCTATGGTTCTCATTCATCTCTATGGTTCTCATTTGTCTCTATGGTTCTCGTTTGGCTCTATGGTACTCATTCGTCTCTATGGTTCTCATTCATCTCTATGGGTCTTGTTCCTCTCTATGGTTCTTGTTCATCTCtatggttgttttttgtgttgGAGGTCCAGTTCGTCTCTATGGTTCTCATTCATCTCTATGGTTCTTGGCCGTCTCTATGGTTGCCGTGCTCCTCTCTGGGGTTGCTTTGTGCGCTTGGAGGTCCAGGTCGTCTCTATGGTTCTCATTCGTCTCTTTGGTTCTTGTTCGTCTCTATGGTTCTCATTCATCTCTGTGGTTCTCATTCATCTCTATGGTTCTCATTCATCTCTATGGTTCTAGTTCGTCTCTATGGTTCTCATTTGTCTCTATGGTTCTCGTTCATCTCTGTGGTTCTTGTTCATCTCTATCGTTCTCATTTGTCTCTATGGTTCTCGTTTTGTCTCTATGGTACTCATTCGTCTCTATGGTTCTCGTTCATCtctatggttgttttttttttttgtgttggaGGTCCAGTTCATCTCTATGGTTCTCCttcatctccatggttcttgttcatctctatggttgttttttgtgttgGAGGTCCAGTTCGTCTCTATGGTTCTCGTTCATCTCTATGGTTCTTGTTTGTCTCTATGGTTCTCTTTCATCTCTATGGCTCTCGTTCGTCTCTATGGTTGTTTTCTGTGTTGGAGATCTAG